In Mustela erminea isolate mMusErm1 chromosome 15, mMusErm1.Pri, whole genome shotgun sequence, the following proteins share a genomic window:
- the LOC116574415 gene encoding mitochondrial ornithine transporter 1-like isoform X2 → MICRTQPRVPSPLPLRPWCSVPLSSSSAGCRPCMRWSRQGRSPEATSPVPLMLSGGVGGICLWLAVYPVDCVKSRIQVLSMSGKQAGFIGTFISIVKNEGITASYSGLKPTMIRVFPANRALFLAYEYSRKLMMSQFEAY, encoded by the exons A TGATCTGCAGAACGCAGCCGCGGGTTCCTTCGCCTCTGCCTTTGCGGCCCTGGTGCTCTGTCCCACTGAGCTCGTCAAGTGCCGGCTGCAGACCATGTATGAGATGGAGTCGTCAGGGAAGATCGCCAGAAGCCACAA GCCCTGTCCCTTTGATGTTAAGCGGTGGAGTTGGTGGGATCTGCCTCTGGCTTGCTGTTTACCCAGTGGATTGTGTCAAATCCAGAATTCAAGTTCTTTCCATGTCTGGAAAACAGGCAGGATTTATCGGAACCTTTATAAGCATTGTGAAAAATGAAG GAATAACGGCCTCATATTCTGGACTGAAACCCACAATGATCCGAGTGTTCCCTGCCAATAGGGCACTCTTTCTGGCCTACGAATACAGCAGGAAGCTGATGATGAGCCAGTTCGAAGCCTACTGA
- the LOC116574415 gene encoding mitochondrial ornithine transporter 1-like isoform X1, whose product MYEMESSGKIARSHNTVWSVVKSVLRKDGPLRFYHGLSSTLLREVPGYFLFFGASGRSKDELGPVPLMLSGGVGGICLWLAVYPVDCVKSRIQVLSMSGKQAGFIGTFISIVKNEGITASYSGLKPTMIRVFPANRALFLAYEYSRKLMMSQFEAY is encoded by the exons ATGTATGAGATGGAGTCGTCAGGGAAGATCGCCAGAAGCCACAA cACAGTCTGGTCCGTGGTGAAGAGCGTCCTCAGGAAGGACGGCCCCTTGCGCTTCTACCACGGCCTCTCCAGCACCTTACTCCGAGAGGTGCCCGGctatttcctcttctttggtGCATCAGGGAGATCGAAGGATGAGCTAG GCCCTGTCCCTTTGATGTTAAGCGGTGGAGTTGGTGGGATCTGCCTCTGGCTTGCTGTTTACCCAGTGGATTGTGTCAAATCCAGAATTCAAGTTCTTTCCATGTCTGGAAAACAGGCAGGATTTATCGGAACCTTTATAAGCATTGTGAAAAATGAAG GAATAACGGCCTCATATTCTGGACTGAAACCCACAATGATCCGAGTGTTCCCTGCCAATAGGGCACTCTTTCTGGCCTACGAATACAGCAGGAAGCTGATGATGAGCCAGTTCGAAGCCTACTGA